The genomic DNA TAGTGATCTTCTCAGAAGCCATGATCATTTACCTCCTGTTAATTACATATTTTCAAAAAATGGTTGCCGCTAAACTATTCAGCAGCGGGAGCCTCGGCAGCAGCCTCGGCGGGAGCGCCTTCAGCATTCTTTTCAGCGATGCTGTTAAGTGCGCAGGCAAGACCGCGGAGATTTCCAGTAAGGGCAGAAAGCAACATAGAAAGAAGACCTTCTCTGCTCGGTAGGTTGCCAAGCTCCGATACCTTAGCGGCATCAATAACACCGCCATCAACAAAGCCGGCCTTAACCGTGAACTTACCCTTGGAAGCATCAGCGTACTTGCTCAGGATCTTAGCGGCGACAACGGCGTCCTCTTTGCTGACTGCAAGGGCAGACGTGCCGGACAGATGATCCTTCAGATCGTGGAAGCCTACCTGATCAGCAGCGCGTTCGAGCAGCGTGTTCTTAACAACAAAGTAGTCTACACCTGCCTCGCGCAGCTCGCGGCGCAGCTTGGTATCGTCAGCAACGGTAATTCCCTTGTAATCAACGAGAACACCAGCAGCAGACCCCTGGAGCTTGGCCACAAGATCAGCAACAACTTCCTGCTTTTTAGCTAAAGTCTTTTCACTGGGCATTTGATTCACCTCCTGTGATGGGTTGTGTATCAAGTCCAAAGAAGAAAGCAAAAAAGCCCTCCCCACAATCTTGGGAAGGAGCTTCAACAAACACATCAAAATTTTTCATGGTTTGCACTCATTCCTCGGCAGGCGGAAAATC from Oscillospiraceae bacterium MB24-C1 includes the following:
- the rplJ gene encoding 50S ribosomal protein L10; its protein translation is MPSEKTLAKKQEVVADLVAKLQGSAAGVLVDYKGITVADDTKLRRELREAGVDYFVVKNTLLERAADQVGFHDLKDHLSGTSALAVSKEDAVVAAKILSKYADASKGKFTVKAGFVDGGVIDAAKVSELGNLPSREGLLSMLLSALTGNLRGLACALNSIAEKNAEGAPAEAAAEAPAAE